A single Perognathus longimembris pacificus isolate PPM17 chromosome 17, ASM2315922v1, whole genome shotgun sequence DNA region contains:
- the LOC125366543 gene encoding protein FAM204A-like, protein MWSGLLPPGLNESDSESNSEDEAIPENSKFNVQAVKEDGTRRKPDASEFLEDEPETEPGVQANAYEECPSGIPINMWNKFQELHKKHSEQKISASRFRGRKRKRSRKGKLKNEKESHSEQFSNEAQWKELTQYFRANDRFEPPVKKKKVEKSGLEKRIDKAVEEWDVEKAEDLSNQLATRELGVKNAKAIACHKFVEAKKEAENSQAARKKKQLAWGVEAKKR, encoded by the coding sequence ATGTGGAGTGGGCTACTGCCTCCTGGCCTAAATGAAAGTGATAGTGAGTCCAATTCTGAAGATGAAGCCATACCTGAGAACTCCAAGTTTAACGTACAAGCAGTTAAGGAGGATGGGACCCGTAGGAAACCAGATGCCTCAGAGTTCCTGGAAGATGAGCCAGAAACTGAGCCCGGGGTCCAGGCAAATGCATATGAAGAGTGCCCTTCTGGAATTCCTATAAATATGTGGAATAAATTTCAAGAACTGCATAAAAAACATTCTGAACAGAAAATTTCAGCCTCAAGattcagagggagaaaaagaaagcgcTCCAGAAAAGGTAAgttgaagaatgaaaaagaatctcatagtgAACAGTTCTCAAATGAAGCCCAATGGAAGGAGCTTACTCAGTATTTCAGAGCCAATGATAGATTTGAACCtcctgtgaaaaagaaaaaggttgaaaAGTCAGGTCTCGAAAAGAGGATAGACAAGGCTGTGGAGGAGTGGGATGTTGAGAAGGCTGAGGACCTCAGCAATCAGCTAGCTACGCGAGAGCTTGGTGTAAAAAATGCCAAAGCAATTGCCTGCCACAAGTTTGTAGAAGCCAAAAAGGAAGCTGAAAATTCACAGGCTGCTCGAAAGAAGAAGCAGCTGGCATGGGGAGTTGAAGCAAAGAAGAGATAG